A genomic region of Devosia ginsengisoli contains the following coding sequences:
- a CDS encoding TerB family tellurite resistance protein has product MFEAITRLFNKPETMLSNHDPKLAVAALLVHLAAVDGQMKDEERNAIKGALADHYDMDEAAVDKLVREAAMRDAEAVDFYKFTSGLTQLDMEDRIEIVRMMWMVVFADKQNHELEDNMVWRIAELIGVSSRDRTILRHQVGRAEKA; this is encoded by the coding sequence ATGTTCGAGGCTATTACCCGCCTGTTCAACAAGCCCGAAACCATGCTGTCCAACCACGACCCCAAGCTGGCCGTGGCGGCCTTGCTGGTGCATCTGGCCGCCGTGGACGGGCAGATGAAGGACGAGGAGCGCAACGCCATCAAGGGCGCGCTGGCCGACCATTATGACATGGACGAAGCCGCCGTGGATAAACTGGTCCGCGAGGCCGCCATGCGTGATGCCGAGGCGGTGGATTTCTACAAATTCACCTCGGGCCTGACCCAGCTCGACATGGAAGACCGCATCGAAATCGTGCGCATGATGTGGATGGTGGTGTTTGCCGACAAGCAGAACCACGAGCTGGAAGACAATATGGTCTGGCGCATTGCCGAACTGATCGGCGTGTCCAGCCGCGACCGCACCATATTGCGCCATCAGGTCGGTCGCGCCGAGAAGGCTTGA
- the ppa gene encoding inorganic diphosphatase, with amino-acid sequence MNIDAIPTGKNPPDDLNVIIEVPMGGEPIKYEIDKASGALFVDRFLYTPMRYPGNYGFVPHTLCGDGDPLDVIMMNSRPLVPGAVVRCRPIGVLFMEDDGGQDEKILALPVPKLTRMYDEIKDIADMQAIQVERVKHFFTHYKDLEPGKWAKISHVGGYEDAKKVILNSIAMAQAAK; translated from the coding sequence ATGAATATCGACGCCATCCCCACCGGCAAGAACCCGCCCGACGACCTCAATGTCATCATCGAAGTGCCCATGGGCGGCGAGCCGATCAAGTACGAAATCGACAAGGCCAGTGGCGCGCTGTTCGTCGACCGCTTCCTCTATACGCCGATGCGTTATCCGGGCAATTACGGCTTCGTGCCCCACACTTTGTGCGGCGATGGCGATCCGCTCGACGTCATCATGATGAATTCGCGGCCTCTGGTGCCCGGCGCGGTCGTCCGCTGCCGCCCGATCGGCGTGCTGTTCATGGAAGATGATGGCGGCCAGGACGAGAAAATCCTTGCCCTTCCGGTGCCGAAGCTGACCCGCATGTATGACGAGATCAAGGATATCGCCGACATGCAGGCTATCCAGGTCGAGCGCGTGAAGCACTTCTTCACCCACTACAAGGATCTCGAGCCCGGCAAATGGGCCAAGATCAGCCATGTCGGCGGCTATGAGGACGCCAAGAAGGTGATCCTCAATTCCATCGCCATGGCCCAGGCCGCCAAGTAG
- a CDS encoding serine hydrolase → MQRALATLAIAALIAMPLPAQAADMPSDAEIAQILADRIDRDQANVAISVAVIEGGVPRFVSHGTLSRDDPTPVDEHTVFEAGSITKLMTNLLLAQLVVDGQIDLDAPLTDYLPAGTVLPERDGKAITAFDLATHTAGFSSLPEELIARGAANPYSGYGADALMAWIAAYELPRDIGETFEYSNVGVTLLAQAIEHVSGKPYAELLQEQILDPLDMSETSLATTPGPIADMATGHDAAGEPVPNWDFDAFAPVGALVSTTADLAKFIAAASGAVESPLAPAFAIMLERTRPTGGAGEVIGLGWFNLTEGGLDIAWHNGITGGYRSFAGYDRTTGNGVVVLSSMVTEAGIEDIGLHLLDPSLPLRPQPTPREVAEIDKAILPAYAGEYLLAPGVTITVTAEGEQLFAQLTGQARFEIFPESEKRFFFRVVDAQITFADPVEGAAPSLMLHQNGQNMTAIRVP, encoded by the coding sequence ATGCAACGCGCCCTCGCCACACTGGCTATCGCCGCCCTGATCGCCATGCCGCTGCCGGCCCAGGCGGCAGACATGCCATCCGACGCCGAGATCGCGCAAATCCTGGCCGACCGCATCGACCGCGACCAGGCCAACGTGGCCATATCGGTGGCGGTGATCGAGGGTGGCGTGCCGCGCTTCGTGTCGCATGGCACGCTGTCCAGGGACGATCCGACGCCGGTCGACGAGCATACTGTGTTCGAGGCCGGCTCGATCACCAAACTCATGACCAACCTGCTGCTGGCGCAGCTGGTGGTCGATGGGCAGATCGATCTCGACGCACCGCTGACCGACTATCTGCCCGCGGGCACCGTACTGCCCGAACGCGACGGCAAAGCGATCACCGCCTTCGACCTCGCCACCCATACCGCGGGCTTTTCCAGCCTGCCGGAAGAGTTGATCGCCAGGGGCGCGGCCAATCCCTATTCGGGCTATGGTGCCGATGCGCTGATGGCGTGGATCGCCGCATATGAGCTGCCGCGCGATATCGGCGAAACATTCGAATATTCCAATGTCGGTGTCACCCTGCTGGCCCAGGCCATCGAACATGTAAGCGGCAAGCCCTATGCCGAGCTGCTGCAGGAGCAGATTCTCGATCCCCTCGACATGAGCGAGACCAGCCTTGCCACGACGCCCGGCCCCATTGCCGACATGGCGACCGGCCACGACGCGGCGGGCGAACCGGTGCCCAATTGGGATTTCGACGCCTTTGCCCCTGTCGGCGCGCTGGTCAGCACCACCGCCGACCTCGCCAAATTCATCGCTGCCGCCAGCGGCGCGGTGGAAAGCCCGCTGGCGCCGGCTTTCGCCATCATGCTGGAGCGCACGCGGCCCACCGGCGGAGCGGGCGAGGTGATCGGGCTGGGCTGGTTCAACCTGACCGAAGGCGGCCTCGATATTGCCTGGCACAATGGCATAACCGGCGGCTATCGCAGCTTTGCCGGCTATGATCGCACCACCGGCAATGGCGTCGTGGTGCTGTCCAGTATGGTGACCGAGGCCGGCATCGAGGATATCGGCCTGCATCTGCTTGATCCCTCCCTGCCGCTGCGACCCCAGCCGACGCCGCGGGAAGTCGCCGAAATCGACAAGGCTATTCTGCCCGCCTATGCCGGCGAATATCTGCTGGCGCCGGGCGTCACCATCACCGTGACGGCAGAGGGCGAGCAGCTCTTTGCCCAGTTGACCGGGCAGGCGCGTTTTGAAATCTTCCCGGAAAGCGAAAAGCGCTTCTTCTTCCGGGTGGTCGATGCCCAGATCACCTTTGCCGATCCGGTGGAGGGCGCTGCACCAAGCCTGATGCTGCACCAGAACGGACAGAATATGACAGCGATCCGCGTGCCATGA
- a CDS encoding chloramphenicol phosphotransferase CPT family protein, translated as MTGRIVILNGAPRSGKSSIAKAMQAQLPGHWINLGVDAQNASLPPALLPGIGLRPGGEMPELEPDVVRLFSALYDAIAAHARQGFDVVADLGHHDFYSAPLGILPACARRMVGLDVLFVGVLCPIETIMRRRNADPQGGFYAAGEGVPDPVRRWQEAVHVPGIYDLVVDTGTTPPEACAQAIAAALANPPEQRAFEKLAAMSPAPSAPAGDRA; from the coding sequence ATGACCGGTCGTATCGTCATCCTCAACGGCGCCCCGCGCTCCGGCAAATCCTCCATTGCCAAGGCCATGCAGGCGCAATTGCCGGGCCACTGGATCAATCTGGGCGTCGATGCCCAGAATGCCAGTCTACCGCCAGCACTGCTGCCGGGGATAGGTTTGCGGCCGGGCGGGGAAATGCCCGAACTGGAGCCTGACGTGGTGCGGCTCTTTTCTGCGCTCTACGACGCCATCGCCGCCCATGCGCGGCAGGGTTTCGACGTGGTGGCCGACCTTGGCCATCACGACTTCTATTCGGCCCCGCTCGGCATCCTGCCGGCCTGCGCCCGGCGCATGGTCGGACTCGATGTGCTGTTCGTGGGGGTGCTCTGCCCCATCGAAACCATCATGCGCCGCCGCAATGCCGATCCGCAGGGCGGCTTTTATGCGGCGGGCGAGGGCGTACCCGACCCGGTGCGCCGCTGGCAGGAAGCGGTGCATGTACCGGGCATTTACGACCTTGTGGTCGATACCGGCACGACGCCCCCGGAGGCCTGCGCGCAGGCCATTGCTGCGGCTTTGGCCAATCCCCCAGAGCAGCGCGCCTTCGAAAAGCTCGCCGCTATGAGCCCAGCCCCATCCGCGCCAGCAGGCGACCGCGCCTGA
- a CDS encoding cytochrome b has product MPLTSSPTRYGSVAIAIHWITALAILGMLASGLTAANTEDEAVKLTLLRGHAITGALIGVLTLLRIVWWLFLDRRPADATGLSRGQVLASHVVHYGLYAVILVMVSSGIATLILSGGGAQLAGAAPLPLPDFTLAPPFTVHGLLARALIVLLIGHIGAALWHQFVRRGRLLARMGLGS; this is encoded by the coding sequence ATGCCGCTCACCAGCAGTCCGACCCGCTATGGCAGTGTCGCCATCGCCATCCACTGGATCACCGCCCTGGCCATTCTCGGCATGCTGGCCAGCGGCCTCACCGCCGCCAATACAGAGGACGAGGCGGTCAAGCTCACCCTGTTGCGCGGCCACGCTATCACGGGCGCACTGATCGGGGTGCTGACGCTGTTGCGCATTGTGTGGTGGCTGTTCCTCGACCGCCGACCGGCCGATGCAACCGGCCTGTCGCGTGGGCAGGTTCTGGCCTCCCACGTCGTCCATTACGGGCTCTATGCCGTCATTCTCGTCATGGTTTCGAGCGGCATTGCCACGCTCATCCTCAGCGGCGGCGGGGCGCAACTGGCCGGCGCCGCGCCGCTGCCACTGCCCGATTTCACCCTGGCGCCGCCCTTCACCGTGCATGGTCTGCTGGCACGGGCGCTGATCGTGCTGCTGATCGGCCATATCGGAGCGGCTTTGTGGCACCAGTTCGTCAGGCGCGGTCGCCTGCTGGCGCGGATGGGGCTGGGCTCATAG